A single window of Debaryomyces hansenii CBS767 chromosome F complete sequence DNA harbors:
- a CDS encoding DEHA2F09372p (similar to uniprot|Q00055 Saccharomyces cerevisiae YDL022W GPD1 NAD-dependent glycerol-3-phosphate dehydrogenase key enzyme of glycerol synthesis essential for growth under osmotic stress) — translation MSQYRANQRLQQLSNILRPNQLSAEKSLKPETPFKVAVIGSGNWGTTIAKVLAENTAEKPDTFAKQVDMWVFQEKIDGTNLTEIINNKHENVKYLPGVKLPENLHAEPDIVKAAQGADLLVFNLPHQFLPKICKQLKGTLKPTTRAISCLKGLEVTPDGCKLLSTYITENLGIECGALSGANLAPEVARCKWSETTVAYNIPADFKGPGKDIDSAVLKEAFHRPYFHVNVIEDVAGVSVAGALKNIVAIAVGFVEGLGWGDNAKSAIMRVGLIETINFSNMFFPNSKPTTFTHESAGVADLITTCSGGRNVKVGRHMSKTGESAEEAEKKLLNGQSSQGIITAKEVHELLSNVGKTDQFPLFEATYQIIYGDESIQNLPNLLEDHSLFK, via the coding sequence ATGTCACAATATAGAGCCAATCAAAGATTACAACAGTTATCGAATATATTACGTCCTAATCAGCTTAGTGCTGAAAAATCGTTAAAGCCAGAAACTCCATTCAAGGTTGCTGTGATTGGATCCGGTAACTGGGGGACTACAATTGCCAAGGTTTTAGCCGAAAACACGGCCGAAAAGCCAGACACTTTTGCTAAACAGGTCGATATGTGGGTTTTCCAAGAGAAGATTGATGGTACTAACTTGACTGAGATCATCAACAATAAGCACGAAAATGTGAAATATTTGCCAGGGGTTAAGTTGCCAGAAAACTTGCATGCAGAGCCTGATATCGTTAAGGCTGCGCAAGGTGCCGATTTATTGGTATTCAACTTGCCTCATCAATTTTTACCTAAGATCTGTAAGCAGTTGAAAGGTACTTTGAAGCCAACCACCAGAGCAATTTCGTGTTTGAAAGGGTTAGAAGTTACTCCAGATGGGTGCAAATTGTTATCAACTTACATTACTGAAAACTTAGGAATCGAATGTGGTGCTTTATCTGGTGCTAACTTGGCTCCAGAAGTTGCTAGATGCAAATGGTCTGAAACTACTGTTGCATACAACATTCCAGCTGACTTTAAAGGTCCAGgtaaagatattgatagtGCTGTTTTAAAGGAAGCATTCCACAGACCTTACTTTCATGTAAatgttattgaagatgttgCAGGTGTTTCTGTAGCTGGTGCATTGAAGAACATTGTTGCGATTGCTGTGGGCTTTGTTGAAGGATTAGGCTGGGGTGACAATGCTAAATCGGCTATTATGAGAGTTGGTTTAATTGAAactatcaatttttcaaatatgttTTTCCCAAATTCTAAGCCAACTACATTCACCCACGAATCTGCTGGTGTTGCTGATTTAATCACCACTTGTTCCGGTGGTAGAAATGTTAAGGTCGGTAGACATATGTCGAAAACAGGCGAATCTGCTGAAGAAGcagaaaagaaattattgaatggCCAATCCTCGCAAGGTATCATCACTGCAAAGGAAGTCCATGAGTTATTAAGCAATGTTGGTAAGACTGATCAATTCCCATTATTTGAAGCTacttatcaaattatatacGGTGATGAATCTATTCAAAACTTGCCAAACTTATTAGAAGAccattcattattcaaatag
- a CDS encoding DEHA2F09394p (weakly similar to CA2262|IPF6857 Candida albicans IPF6857 putative transcriptional regulator (unknown function)) — protein MDQYRYRRSKSTQSLQNASGRTTSTLPDPVNGNSQSEGYNSDMSYSMYAQQPSAHIVGASPPTKKLKNSNLESQLYMPGSRSSSGAVEQNLSYTRSYSVSNDRQLGSKNDNPISMSRSHSHNESDEDERFLRLAREALVATATAAKNHSDSLLVDPTIQNLLTRLQYVSSPHGNPIRRSDKIRANENGQLMIQDFYQDFPNLSNDIFSENRFGGNNSLDHDQQRPENQSTRSEDWNFLIGEPQHLESKESRSTHDQGHTMSHPMNENTTTVLSDNSQSDKSGKEDEDRKFLCSKCTMSFRRSSDLKRHEKQHLSIPPNICELCGKGFARKDALKRHSGTLTCKRNADRKLYIENLDYLHRPNNSSMPIQPNYNSGSDW, from the coding sequence ATGGACCAATATCGATATAGACGTTCAAAAAGCACGCAATCATTACAAAACGCTAGTGGACGAACAACTAGTACATTACCTGATCCTGTTAATGGCAACTCACAATCGGAAGGTTACAACAGCGATATGAGCTATTCGATGTATGCACAGCAGCCAAGCGCACATATTGTGGGAGCTTCACCTCCCACTAAGAAACTAAAGAATTCGAACTTGGAATCCCAGTTATACATGCCGGGACTGCGTCTGAGTCTGGGTGCGGTCGAACAAAACCTAAGTTATACTAGGAGTTATAGCGTGCTGAACGACCGTCAGTTGGGGTCAAAGAATGATAATCCTATCAGCATGCTGCGATCCCATTCGCATAATGAAAGTGACGAGGACGAGCGATTTCTCCGGTTGGCGAGGGAAGCATTGGTGGCCACGGCTACGGCTGCGAAGAACCACTCCGACAGCTTATTGGTAGATCCAACAATTCAAAACTTGCTAACAAGATTACAATACGTTTCGTCACCACATGGAAATCCAATCAGGCGATCGGACAAGATAAGAGCCAATGAAAACGGCCAATTAATGATTCAGGATTTCTACCAGGATTTCCCAAACTTGAGTAACGACATATTTTCTGAAAACAGATTCGGAGGAAACAACTCCCTAGATCATGACCAACAAAGACCAGAAAATCAATCCACTCGTAGTGAAGAttggaattttttgatCGGTGAACCTCAACACCTAGAGCTGAAAGAATCAAGGTCCACGCATGACCAGGGACATACGATGTCTCACCCGATGAACGAAAATACAACCACCGTGCTATCGGATAACTCGCAACTGGACAAGAGCGGAAAAGAGGATGAAGATAGAAAGTTCTTGTGTTCTAAATGTACAATGTCCTTCCGTCGATCTTCGGATTTAAAGAGGCATGAAAAGCAACATTTATCCATTCCCCCCAATATATGTGAACTTTGTGGTAAGGGCTTTGCCAGAAAGGATGCTTTGAAAAGACACTCAGGAACCTTAACATGCAAGAGAAACGCGGAtagaaaattatatatcGAAAACCTAGATTATCTACATCGACCCAATAACTCATCGATGCCAATACAACCGAATTATAATTCTGGAAGCGATTGGTGA
- a CDS encoding DEHA2F09416p (similar to uniprot|P50947 Saccharomyces cerevisiae YNL097C PHO23 Probable component of the Rpd3 histone deacetylase complex involved in transcriptional regulation of PHO5) gives MRSQQQQFQQYKQKAKNISNANELLPGLNDISDAFEALPLDLIKYFTLLKEIDAKYINTVPVINRNIKSYIDRLHITKNSPPGMKEMNKPTKIDKLTVIRDKIHEIIPCLEEKMHVTSVATDLLHKHLYRINADYKLIVNNNEIPESIRIGPLNHPAMIMDSAGPVDANGNLSAQSQRSESRREALAAKKAHKDHYDDDEPKKRKAMGNKEVSPSSDVPSASKSASNSKKRSRKDPEEMSSRSDTPSMSTVLNGPNKKRNTTKPKKDDKDVSNDVVHPGPSHTSANSSEPTYCYCNQVSFGEMVGCDGDDCKREWFHLPCIGFKNPPKGKWYCDDCLMKMKKLRKV, from the coding sequence ATGAGGAGCCAGCAGCAGCAGTTCCAACAGTATAAGCAAAAGGCCAAAAATATCAGCAATGCTAACGAATTGTTACCGGGGTTGAACGATATTTCAGATGCATTCGAAGCATTACCATTGGATttgatcaaatatttcacaCTTCTCAAAGAAATCGACGCCAAATACATCAATACGGTGCCGGTGATCAATAGGAATATCAAGAGCTACATTGATAGGTTACATATCACCAAGAATAGCCCACCGGGGATGAAGGAGATGAACAAACCGACCAAGATCGACAAGTTGACGGTGATAAGGGACAAAATACACGAGATTATTCCGTGTTTGGAGGAGAAGATGCACGTAACGTCAGTTGCGACGGATTTGTTGCACAAGCATCTTTATAGGATCAATGCGGACTACAAGTTGATTGTGAACAACAATGAGATTCCGGAGTCGATTAGAATTGGGCCGTTGAACCACCCAGCAATGATTATGGATTCTGCGGGCCCGGTGGATGCCAACGGGAACTTGTCGGCACAATCACAGAGAAGCGAGAGCAGAAGAGAGGCGCTTGCAGCCAAGAAGGCGCATAAGGACCATTACGACGACGATGAGCCAAAAAAGAGAAAGGCTATGGGCAACAAGGAAGTTTCACCATCGAGTGATGTTCCACTGGCATCGAAGCTGGCATCTAACTCGAAAAAACGGTCTAGAAAGGATCCAGAGGAGATGTCGTCGAGATCCGATACTCCGTCCATGTCGACAGTGCTCAATGGCCCCAACAAGAAGAGAAACACCACGAAGCCTAAAAAGGACGATAAGGATGTCAGTAACGACGTCGTACACCCAGGCCCCAGCCATACCTCTGCTAACAGCAGCGAACCAACGTACTGCTACTGTAACCAGGTCTCGTTTGGTGAAATGGTGGGGTGCGACGGTGACGATTGTAAGAGAGAATGGTTCCATTTACCGTGCATCGGCTTCAAAAACCCGCCAAAGGGAAAATGGTACTGTGACGACTGTCtcatgaaaatgaagaagctCAGGAAGGTATAA
- a CDS encoding DEHA2F09438p (similar to uniprot|P01119 Saccharomyces cerevisiae YOR101W RAS1 GTPase involved in G-protein signaling in the adenylate cyclase activating pathway plays a role in cell proliferation) yields MLKEYKLVVVGGGGVGKSALTIQLIQSHFVDEYDPTIENSYRKQCTLDGESVLLDILDTAGQEEYSAMREQYMRTGEGFLLVYSINSRTSLEELQSFYEQIQRVKDSDFVPVLVVGNKCDLEIERQVSYEEGLSLAKSFNCPFLETSAKQRINVEEAFYGLVRSIRDGENGAKKLETGNNDAAGVAGGSAGAGNTANQTDVAAQDNAAAAGASNKQKQASNNVSSVANSGKRQQQQSSAAGGKEEKEKSGCCVIV; encoded by the coding sequence ATGCTTAAGGAATATAAGTTAGTCGTCGtcggtggtggtggtgtCGGTAAATCTGCATTGACCAtccaattaattcaatcaCATTTTGTTGACGAATACGATCCAACTATCGAAAATTCATACCGTAAACAGTGCACCCTCGACGGGGAACTGGTTTTGTTGGATATTTTGGATACGGCCGGGCAAGAGGAATACAGTGCCATGAGAGAACAATACATGAGGACCGGGGAAGGGTTTTTGTTGGTTTATTCTATCAACTCGCGTACTTCGTTGGAGGAATTACAATCGTTCTATGAGCAAATCCAAAGGGTTAAGGACTCGGATTTCGTGCCGGTTTTAGTGGTTGGTAATAAGTGTGATTTGGAGATTGAAAGACAGGTGAGCTACGAAGAGGGTTTAAGCTTGGCGAAATCTTTCAATTGCCCATTTTTGGAAACATCCGCAAAGCAAAGAATTAACGTCGAGGAAGCGTTCTATGGGTTGGTCAGATCCATCAGAGACGGTGAAAATGGTGCTAAGAAGCTTGAAACCGGTAACAATGACGCTGCTGGTGTAGCTGGAGGCAGTGCAGGAGCAGGCAACACTGCCAACCAAACTGATGTAGCAGCACAAGATAATGCAGCTGCTGCTGGTGCTTCgaataaacaaaaacaaGCGTCCAATAACGTTTCATCGGTTGCTAATAGCGGTAAGAGACAGCAACAACAATCTTCTGCTGCTGGTGGtaaagaagagaaagaaaaatcTGGCTGTTGTGTTATCGTCTAA
- a CDS encoding DEHA2F09460p (weakly similar to uniprot|P46964 Saccharomyces cerevisiae YOR103C OST2 Epsilon subunit of the oligosaccharyltransferase complex of the ER lumen which catalyzes asparagine-linked glycosylation of newly synthesized proteins), translating to MAKKDSIKKSVTHTTSNKIGHPINELISAVTTTYKDYINSLTPRLKLIDIFLTFLVLLGILQFAYVLLVGNFPFNAFLGGFISCVGQFVLTVSLRLQYNYENNSNNTRENIDQEIKEKNIEDVNETKVDIETAEASDMKPFKFVTPERAFGDFIFASLILHFVVFHFIN from the coding sequence ATGGCTAAAAAGGATTCAATTAAGAAATCGGTAACTCATACAACAAGTAACAAAATTGGACATCCGATTAATGAGTTAATTTCTGCTGTGACTACTACCTATAAAGATTACATCAACAGTTTAACACCAAGATTGAAGTTGATCGACATTTTTTTAACATTCTTGGTTTTATTAGGGATTTTACAATTTGCCTATGTATTATTAGTAGGCAATTTCCCATTCAATGCATTTTTAGGGGGATTTATTAGTTGTGTCGGACAATTCGTATTAACGGTCAGTTTAAGATTGCAATATAACTACGAGAATAATAGTAACAATACAAGAGAAAATATCGACCAAGAAATAAAGGAAAAGAACATTGAGGATGTTAATGAGACTAAAGTTGATATTGAGACTGCTGAAGCAAGCGACATGAAGCCATTCAAGTTTGTTACCCCAGAGAGAGCATTTGGCGATTTTATATTTGCTAGTTTAATTTTACACTTCGTTGTGTTtcattttatcaattag
- a CDS encoding DEHA2F09482p (similar to uniprot|P50946 Saccharomyces cerevisiae YNL099C OCA1 Putative protein tyrosine phosphatase required for cell cycle arrest in response to oxidative damage of DNA): protein MSESQSEIEHNNNNSKLTKISQPPTVRIIPPLNFCPVEKQLYRSGQPSIINQSFLQDLNLKTILWLASEEPQEDFLDYCSMNNIAVEFVGLMNEYSYQNVNPWDALSEDTIKKALELICNKENYPLLVCCGMGRHRTGTVIGCLRRLQGWNLASVSEEYRRFTGSRGGRIMVELLIESFDINSVQIDPTKMPGWLT from the coding sequence ATGAGTGAATCACAATCAGAAATTGagcataataataataactcGAAATTGACTAAAATTAGCCAACCTCCTACGGTTAGAATAATACCGCCGTTAAATTTTTGCCCAGTAGAAAAGCAACTTTACAGGTCAGGACAGCCATCAATCATAAATCAGTCCTTCTTGCAAGACTTGAATTTAAAAACCATACTATGGTTGGCCAGTGAGGAGCCACAGGAAGACTTTTTGGATTATTGTTCAATGAACAATATTGCGGTTGAGTTCGTTGGCTTAATGAACGAATATTCCTACCAGAATGTGAACCCATGGGATGCATTAAGCGAAGATACCATAAAGAAAGCATTGGAATTGATATGcaacaaagaaaactaTCCGCTATTAGTGTGCTGCGGAATGGGAAGACATAGAACGGGAACTGTTATAGGGTGTCTTAGGCGTTTACAGGGGTGGAATCTTGCCAGCGTAAGTGAAGAGTACAGAAGATTTACTGGTTCGAGGGGAGGACGTATTATGGTCGAATTACTCATTGAAAGTTTTGATATAAACTCAGTCCAGATAGATCCTACAAAAATGCCCGGATGGCTTACATGA
- a CDS encoding DEHA2F09504p (weakly similar to uniprot|P32564 Saccharomyces cerevisiae YGR049W SCM4 Suppressor of CDC4 mutation 4), whose translation MAGTCIATVKIVGVSSLGLLTSSLTYQTIQGIPALINELNTKVNGLSKSNALASIRNLINFSRIGYISLSGLATAMLTMAFIYSPPSEKHPYLIYSAVGAPLALISMYYRGFGLETKLLRKADHLHTHNANETTKNTENVNDSENVKSDEDSQLGKSYIHVSDEESSSTTSTPTSTIPNSPQTKTVDSLQEELSLEEEVDIALTKKEIVNDLNKVKSNYVVGSSIVGLSFFIATIGLIGDYYIL comes from the coding sequence ATGGCGGGTACTTGTATTGCCACCGTTAAAATTGTCGGTGTTTCATCATTAGGATTATTGACATCGTCATTAACTTATCAAACTATTCAAGGAATACCAgcattaataaatgaattaaatactAAAGTTAATGGTTTGTCGAAACTGAATGCTTTAGCATCGATTAGAAACTTGATTAATTTTAGTAGAATTGGCTATATTTCCTTGAGTGGATTAGCAACGGCTATGTTGACTATGGCGTTTATTTACTCGCCACCAAGTGAGAAGCACCCATATTTGATTTACTCGGCAGTAGGAGCTCCATTGGCGCTCATCTCGATGTATTATCGTGGATTTGGTTTGGAAACTAAGTTATTGCGTAAAGCAGATCATTTGCATACACACAACGCTAATGAAACTACAAAGAATACGGAAAATGTGAATGATTCTGAGAATGTGAAGAGTGATGAAGATTCACAATTGGGTAAATCGTATATTCATGTTTCGGATGAAGAGTCCTCATCTACCACATCGACGCCAACTTcaacaattccaaattccCCCCAGACTAAAACCGTTGATTCATTGCAAGAAGAATTGTcattggaagaagaagttgatatTGCCTTAACtaagaaagaaattgtCAATGATTTAAACAAAGTCAAGTCTAATTATGTTGTAGGTTCTTCAATAGTCGGGCTAAGCTTCTTTATTGCAACCATTGGGTTGATTGGAGACTACTACATATTATGA